A portion of the Acidobacteriota bacterium genome contains these proteins:
- a CDS encoding winged helix-turn-helix domain-containing protein, with the protein MKKRLLVVDNDPDYLETCADILERAGYEVMCAASSEEAERVMADSWVNLLITDVRLRQDNNRRDTSGISLAKKMEYRRIPKIIMTRWPDYDQVRKALGPVVEGLPPAVDFVSKKEGKKALLSAIENALKKYAQSNEKLEIRFDEQSRLSSFQHLADLISPSLERVQAANQAEELEYLFRRVFQQERLIRIARLYWQSGGRVALLVHTFTDHQPQTSLFVVCGRESLIAEESKRASEVSAKTDGLNRTQLKSAQAVTHFALNAYTLIGADLDGVSSLIELYRSGNERAVAKTIETLFQETLAYCFREKYLSDEWESLGALCQSRFGFDYSGLAPEAYELRLKALAQKATLLDMKLEITPGSIRFYFGGESITYPDPMEMMRRDFGFPALINSPIISSGERILSDSTGKAWLTDFAGAGPMPLFWNFVILEAMIRFDWVENDKLIWLHEFEKSLVADFTIFNFGELEPPLRPVARIIQTVRKLASNMLVQGQATYHWGMLFEAMRRFMSLNPESLVKGELVRMIHILLAAAVSSGKLAQPATLHRIAHSGKLEIDKEKHAVLVRGQRLRIGKQSYDLLCLLSERRGQLYSPREIIERVFKEEYRENDSYQNNRLYVAISRLRKMIEDDAENPRLLLNEPGGGYWLADESE; encoded by the coding sequence ATGAAAAAGAGATTGTTGGTCGTGGATAACGATCCGGATTATCTGGAAACCTGCGCTGACATTTTGGAGCGAGCAGGTTATGAAGTGATGTGCGCAGCTTCTTCCGAGGAGGCCGAGCGCGTGATGGCTGATTCGTGGGTGAATCTACTTATCACTGATGTACGGTTGCGACAGGACAACAACCGTCGCGACACCAGCGGTATTTCATTGGCCAAGAAAATGGAGTACCGCCGCATTCCTAAAATTATCATGACCCGCTGGCCGGATTACGACCAGGTTCGCAAAGCGCTGGGGCCGGTGGTGGAGGGATTGCCGCCTGCGGTGGATTTCGTCAGCAAGAAGGAAGGAAAGAAGGCGCTGCTCAGCGCAATTGAAAATGCCCTGAAAAAATATGCGCAGAGTAACGAAAAGCTGGAGATTCGGTTCGATGAACAGTCGCGACTTTCGTCGTTCCAGCACTTGGCCGATCTAATCAGCCCCAGCCTGGAACGCGTGCAGGCGGCCAACCAGGCAGAAGAACTGGAATATCTGTTTCGGCGGGTTTTCCAGCAGGAACGGTTGATTCGAATTGCCCGCTTGTATTGGCAGAGCGGCGGGCGAGTTGCGTTGCTTGTGCACACCTTTACCGACCATCAGCCACAGACTTCGTTGTTTGTAGTGTGCGGAAGGGAATCGTTGATCGCTGAAGAGAGCAAACGAGCTTCCGAAGTTTCTGCCAAAACAGACGGATTAAATCGAACACAACTGAAATCCGCACAAGCGGTTACCCATTTTGCCTTGAATGCTTACACGCTGATAGGGGCTGATCTGGACGGCGTGTCTTCGCTAATCGAATTGTATCGCAGCGGCAATGAAAGGGCGGTTGCCAAAACAATTGAGACGCTTTTCCAGGAGACACTTGCTTATTGCTTTCGCGAAAAATATCTCTCAGATGAGTGGGAATCTCTCGGCGCGTTGTGCCAATCGCGATTCGGCTTTGATTATTCCGGCTTGGCACCTGAAGCATACGAATTGCGGCTAAAGGCTCTTGCGCAAAAAGCCACTCTGCTGGACATGAAACTTGAAATTACGCCGGGAAGTATCCGCTTTTACTTCGGCGGCGAGTCCATTACATATCCCGACCCGATGGAGATGATGCGCCGCGATTTCGGATTTCCGGCGCTGATCAATTCTCCAATCATTTCCTCCGGAGAGCGTATTTTGAGCGATAGCACTGGCAAGGCCTGGCTGACGGATTTTGCCGGTGCCGGCCCCATGCCGCTGTTCTGGAACTTCGTAATTTTGGAAGCGATGATCCGATTCGACTGGGTCGAAAACGACAAGCTGATTTGGCTGCACGAATTCGAAAAATCTTTGGTCGCTGATTTCACTATTTTCAACTTCGGCGAGTTGGAACCGCCGCTACGTCCCGTAGCGCGCATCATCCAAACCGTCAGAAAATTGGCCAGTAACATGCTGGTTCAGGGACAGGCGACCTACCATTGGGGAATGCTCTTCGAAGCGATGCGCCGGTTTATGAGCCTCAATCCAGAATCACTGGTGAAAGGCGAACTGGTACGCATGATTCATATACTGCTTGCCGCCGCCGTCAGCAGCGGCAAACTCGCTCAACCTGCAACGCTTCACCGAATAGCGCACAGTGGAAAGCTGGAAATTGATAAGGAAAAACATGCTGTGTTGGTGCGTGGTCAACGCCTACGCATAGGCAAGCAAAGCTATGATTTGCTTTGCTTGCTGTCCGAACGGCGCGGGCAACTGTATTCACCGCGCGAAATCATCGAACGAGTCTTCAAGGAAGAGTACCGCGAAAATGACAGCTATCAGAACAACCGTCTTTACGTGGCTATCAGCCGATTGCGAAAAATGATCGAAGACGATGCTGAGAATCCGCGCCTGTTGCTCAACGAACCGGGCGGCGGTTACTGGCTGGCCGATGAATCGGAGTAA
- a CDS encoding response regulator, giving the protein MAQYTLLLADNDVDYLESLRDYFDRKHFEVRTATNPDDAKAILEQGGIDLAILDVRLENNSNKQDISGIRILKVAPEVPKILLTRWLNYETLRKANKESLDGKLRPAACVDKKDEFSAILSAVRNTLEFESRYRESSNTLVLKLNQDYEEARQQSRWNYRIGLGIAVLGAVFIFVGTYLALKDKTYVAVLSALAGVLAEAATLLFFKRTDSANERMDRYHQELVETRGLEILLDASEELPVGGMREQCRERVINAATGLWLGQKPVKPSVPAKRSANQERNHEKEIVGRG; this is encoded by the coding sequence ATGGCTCAATACACCTTGTTACTGGCCGACAATGATGTCGATTATTTGGAATCGCTTCGGGATTATTTTGACAGAAAGCACTTTGAGGTAAGGACGGCAACCAATCCAGACGATGCCAAAGCAATTCTGGAGCAAGGCGGGATTGATCTGGCGATTCTGGACGTTCGATTGGAAAACAATAGCAACAAGCAGGACATCAGCGGCATTCGCATTTTGAAGGTAGCACCGGAAGTTCCCAAAATTCTTCTGACTCGGTGGCTGAATTACGAAACACTGCGGAAAGCAAACAAGGAGTCATTGGACGGGAAGCTGCGTCCAGCAGCTTGTGTGGACAAAAAAGACGAATTTTCAGCGATACTGTCGGCAGTGCGGAACACTTTGGAATTTGAATCCCGGTATCGTGAATCGAGCAACACGCTGGTGCTCAAACTCAATCAGGATTATGAAGAAGCTCGCCAGCAATCGCGCTGGAATTATCGGATAGGATTGGGCATCGCTGTTTTGGGGGCGGTTTTTATCTTTGTCGGGACATATCTGGCGCTCAAGGATAAAACTTATGTGGCAGTGTTGAGCGCTTTGGCTGGTGTGCTGGCGGAAGCTGCAACACTGCTTTTCTTCAAGCGAACCGACAGCGCCAACGAGCGCATGGATCGGTATCACCAGGAATTGGTGGAAACCCGCGGATTGGAAATTCTGCTTGACGCTAGTGAGGAACTGCCGGTTGGCGGAATGCGTGAGCAATGCAGAGAGCGCGTCATCAATGCCGCTACTGGTTTGTGGTTGGGGCAGAAACCAGTAAAGCCGTCTGTGCCGGCCAAACGATCAGCCAATCAGGAGCGAAACCATGAAAAAGAGATTGTTGGTCGTGGATAA
- a CDS encoding response regulator: MVSKMRFLLINGSQSQYWLRTLRSALVGLGEVDAVGEKDVLASIEGCEYVLLFIDATAVAEPSALIELIRSRQETLPIIVASAAPHWEHARSAMRAGATNYISKSYDEDELREAVCKALNLTA, encoded by the coding sequence ATGGTTTCTAAGATGCGATTCCTCCTCATCAACGGATCGCAAAGCCAGTATTGGCTCAGAACGCTCAGGTCGGCACTGGTTGGGCTGGGAGAAGTAGATGCGGTGGGAGAAAAAGATGTCCTGGCGTCAATTGAAGGCTGCGAATACGTACTGCTTTTTATAGATGCGACTGCGGTGGCGGAGCCATCCGCTCTCATTGAGCTGATCCGAAGCCGACAGGAAACTTTGCCAATTATTGTCGCTTCAGCCGCGCCCCATTGGGAGCATGCGCGCAGCGCAATGAGAGCGGGCGCGACAAACTACATCAGCAAATCTTACGACGAAGATGAATTGCGCGAGGCCGTTTGCAAGGCATTAAACCTTACGGCTTAA